Genomic window (Marinobacter fonticola):
GGGGCTGAATCTTGCCGCCGGTGTCAACGAAACCGGCGTGACGGAAAATGCGCTGTGGATCGACGGAATACGGATCAAGCTTGACCTCGCCCGTTTCGCATTTGACCGGTATGAGCCGGGCTCGTCCTGGCGGGTGACGACATCCGATGGGCGCGTCGACTTGCGCTTTCAGCCCGAAGGTGTTCGGCGGGAACGGATCAATGCGGTTCTTTTGGCTTCGAACTTCAGGCAGTTCGCCGGCACTTTTAACGGCACGGTAACGGACAACGACGGGGCAACCCTGAAAATAGAGAACATGCGAGGTTTGATAGAGGATCACTTTGCCCGTTGGTAGCAAGACCCGGCAGACTTACGGCAAAGAGCACCTGCCGGGTGCGAGGGAGCCTCTGAACGCCTTATTCTCTCCGGCGCTCAGACTAGGCTCCCAAGCGTCCGGGATTCAGTGGTGTTCAGGCAGGGTTACATTGAGCTCAAGCACCGAACAATCGTCGTTCCGGTCCAGCTCGACCTGCACCATGTCATCATCGATCTGGACATATTTACGTATCACAGCGACCAGTTCCTGCTGGAGCTGTGGCAGATAATCGGGCTGGTCACGCCTGCCACGTTCATGAGCCACGATGATCTGCAGTCGCTCCTTGGCCATGTTCGCCGTGTTCTTCTTCTTACTCTTAAAGTAATCGAGAAAACTCATGCGGCGTCACCCCTTGAACATGCGTGAGAAAAATCCCTTCTTTTCCGACGTCAAGAAGCGATGTTCACGTTCCTCGCCCAGCAGTCGGCCGACGGCATCTTCATAGGCCTGGCCGGCGTCGCTGTCGTCTTCCAGGATAACCGGCAGCCCCTGGTTGGAGGCATTGAGAACGATCTGGGATTCCGGAATGACACCCAGCAGCGGAATCGCCAGGATTTCCTCGACATCGCTGACTGAGAGCATTTCGCCTCTCTCGACGCGGCCCGGATTGTACCGGGTCAGCAGCAGATGCTCTTTGACCGGATCCAGACCCATTTCCGCGCGCCGGGATTTACTTTGCAAAATGCCCAGGATGCGGTCGGAGTCCCGTACCGAGGATACTTCCGGGTTGGTGACGACCACCGCCTCGTCGGCATAATAGAGCGCCATCAACGCGCCGTGCTCGATGCCTGCAGGCGAATCGCACACGATGTAGTCGAAGGTTTCGGACAGCTTGTTCAGCACCTTCTCCACACCTTCCTGGGTCAGGGCTTCTTTTTCCCGCGTTTGTGAAGCCGGGAGGATATAGAGGGTATCGACCCGCTTGTCCTTGATGAGTGCCTGGTTCAGCGTGGCTTCGCCCTGAATTACGTTGACGAAGTCGTACACGACCCGGCGCTCGCAATTCATGATCAAGTCCAGATTGCGCAGACCCACGTCGAAGTCGATGACCACGGTCTTGTTGCCGCGACGGGCCAGGCCGGTGCTGATCGAGGCGCTGGTTGTGGTCTTGCCCACACCACCTTTACCTGAGGTAACGACAATGATTCTAGCCAAGGTTGCAGTCCTGTTTGCTGAAAATTGAAAGAGATGACTATCCCGTAAAATGTCCGCCCTGTCGTCATTGCAGGGTCTTTCGCTCAGGGCATCCACTTCTAACGTGCTGGATGCGCTGTATTTTTTATGTTTTATCGAGCGGTGTTGCCACCAGCAGGTCGCCCTTGAGCTGGAGTTGCACCGCCTTTTTCCAGCCGTGCTCCTGCAGATCTTCCGAAATTTTATAGTGTCCCGCAATCGACACAAGCTCTGCTTCGAGTGACTGGCAAAAAACCCGGGCGTCAGCCGAGCCGTGGACGCCGGCAAGGGCACGTCCGCGCAAGGGGCCATAGACATGGATGTTGCCAGCGGCCAGCACCTCGGAGCCCGCTTGGACGGGCGCAAGAATAATCAGGTCACCCTCGGGCGCATAGACCTGCTGCCCGGAGCGCACCGGTTGCGTCACGATCCGGGCCGCAGCCGGCGTTGGACTTGCCGAAGCCGGTTCCGCTTCTGCCGGCGCTGCGGATTGTTCCGGCTGGGAATCGGGCTTTGCCTCCGCCTGAGGTGCGGGTGCTTCGCGCTGAGCCGTCGCCGGTAGCAGTGCGAGGGCAGCGTTACGGGCCAGGCGGCGCTGATCCTCATCGCCGCCACGTACGGCGATTACGTGAATATTGTGGCGCCGGCAAATACCAATCAATTGGAAGAAGTCCAGCTCGGTCGTGGGGCCTTCGTACTTCTCCAGGCTGACCACCAGCGGGATATCGCGGAAAAAGCCCGGCGCCTGGCGAATCTTATCGCGTAACGTCTCCTCGAAAGCGGCAGTATCGAAGAAATGCAGTTCCAGGGCGGTTAGCGAAACATTGGCTCCCTTGAGCTGAAAGCAGTGACTGGTCTGCATCGCGTCAGCTTCCGGCATCAGCGTTGTTCTCCATGATTGGGTGATAGTCGTGTATCGGTTGCTTCTGACGCGCTATCGGAATCCGTAACAGGAAGCGACCGGCATATCAGGGGGCGGTCATCGAAGCGTACGCCGGACCAGCCGGTGCTCATGAATTGTCGGATGTTGGCATGACTTGAGCCAGCGGGGTCGTCAATTACGGTATGGTAATGACGCCCGAAGCAACTCAGTGTCTGTTGTTCGCTGAGACCGGCCAGGTGCCCCAAGGCAAAGATACGGCAGGAGGCCGTATTGGCGTCCGGCGTATTGACGAGCGGGCCGTTCTGGAAAGCTGTTGGCGAGACCTCGAAGAAACGGTCGATCAGCGCCAGCGTGTCCTCGAAATCGGAGCGCCCCGCGTCCAACGCTGCAAGGTGAATGCGCAGCGCCTCCTGGAAGCCCATCACGACGATGGCTTGTCGGCGGATTGCTTGGCACCGGTCTGGTGCTTTGCCTTCCACTCGTCGTAGGGCATACCGTAAATACGTTCCCGGGCCTCGGCGTCGGAAATGGCGTGGCCCCGCTCTTCCGCTTCAGCCCGGTACCATTTCGACAGGCAATTGCGGCAGAACCCGGCGAGGTTCATCAGATCGATGTTCTGAACCTCGGCATGTTCGCGCAAGTGATTGACGAGCCGGCGAAAAGCAGCCGCTTCTATTTCTGTGGTATCCGCTTGCGGTTCAACCATGGTGGAAAGGCCTCCTATTCCTGAATCCTGACATTCTCGGCATGTGGCTGTAAGATACAAGTCTGTATAAATGTACAGGTGAGATAACAAGCTTTTGCGAATGCACCGGTATGGTAGCGAGTCTATGTGAATGTACCGGCGGTAGTGGGATGTACAGGAACAGTAGGCGGGATGTACAGGCGTGATAGATAAAAAGGCAAGCGGGTAGCCGGGCGATGGCCGAGCGAAAAATTATTCATCTGGATTGCGACTGCTTTTACGCCGCAGTGGAAATGCGCGACGATCCATCGTTGCGTCAAGTGCCCCTAGCCGTGGGTGGCGCCGGACCGCGAGGGGTGGTGGCCACCTGCAATTATTTGGCGCGGGAATACGGCGTGCGCTCGGCCATGCCCGGTGCCGAGGCGCGGCGCCGGTGCCCGGACCTGGTGACCGTGCCCGTCGATATGCATCGCTACCGGCGCGTCTCGCGCCAGGTCATGGCAATATTCAGAGAACTCACCGATCAACTGGAACCGTTGTCCCTGGACGAGGCCTTCCTCGACGTCACCGGCGTCGAAGCCCATCAGGGCAGCGCAACGCTGATGGCGCGCTACTTGCGTCAACGGGTGCACGATGAGGTGGGTATCACGGTGTCCGCCGGTGCCGCGCCCAACAAATTTCTCGCCAAAATCGCTAGCGATTGGCAGAAGCCTGACGGCCTTTTTGTCATCCGTCCTGAGGATATCGACGATTTCGTTAAGACTTTACCGGTCGAAAAGCTATTCGGTGTCGGTAAGGTGACTGCCGGAAAGCTGCACGCTATGAGCGCAACTCAGTGCGGCGAACTGCAGCGGTTTACTCTCGATCAGCTTGTTGAGCGCTTCGGCCGCCATGGGGCTCGGCTCTATCACATGGCCCGGGGGGAGGATAACCGGCCGGTGGTTGTGACCCGCATTGCCAAATCCGTGTCCGTGGAGCGGACATTTTCACAGGATTTACCGAACCGGGACGCCTGTTATCGAGTGATGGAAGCTCTGGTCGAGGATCTGGAACGGCGCCTGGAGCGTAAGGCAGACCGCAAGCCCATTCATAAACTGTTCGTGAAGATTCGCTACAGCGACTTTTCCACCCACACCCTGGAGCGGATCAGGGACAATATCGCTGTGCCGGGGGCGGAGGATTTTCAGCCGCTGGTCGAGGCTCTTTATACCGATGCGAGTCGCCCGGTGCGGTTATTGGGGTTGGGAGTTCGCTTTCGGGAAGAGGATGCTCCAACGCAACAGCTGCGCCTGTTCGAGTGACGGGCGCCCGGTTAGACCAGCGGCATGAAGCTCGGTAGCGCATAGCTCGCCACCATACCCATGCTGCCACCTATCAGCGCACCCGCGACGACATCGCTGGGGTAATGCAGGCCCAGTACCACGCGGGAGATCGCCACGCTCACCGTGAACGGCAGCACGACCAGCGCCAGCTCCGGCGCGGTAAACGCCAATAGGCTATTGAAACACACGGCATGCAATGTGTGGCCGGAGGGAAAGCTGTATTGGTCCAGTGGCGGCGTGGCGCAATGAATGTCGGGGAAAGAGATGAAGGGCCGTTCACGAATCAGCGTTTTCTTCAGACCTTTGTAGGTGAGGGTGCATACGAGTCCGGTTGCTGCCATCAGAAGTGCCAAAGCGAGGCCCGCTTCAGGGTGCAGGATGGGCATCGCCAGGATCAACGCATACCAGAACCAGCCGTCGCCGAGCCGGCTCACGACCCGGAAATAGGGCAGCACGAAGCGGTAACGCAGATAGCCGTTGATTATCTGACACAGCAGGAATTCTCGCTGATCGGCCCGTTCAAAGAATCGAGACGCTTTGCTTGGGGGCATGACGGGTCTCCCTGTAGTGAAGGTTGAAGACGATGTTCTCGAATTGCTCGATCAGGCTCGGCCAATGGATGTCCAAGGCATCCAGGCGCGCTTGACTGCGCAAATGACTCACCAGCGAAGGCTGATCTGCCAAACGTAAGCTGGCGTCGACAAAGGCGCCGTGATCGTCCAGGGGAACCTTAATGCCGTTCGCCTCGCTGCGCACGTGCTCGCTGGCGGCACCGTCGTCAAAGGCGACCACGGCTAAGCCGCTGGCCATGGCTTCGGTTACCACGTTGCCGAAGGTTTCGGTTTTGCTGGGGAACAGGAATAGGTCCGCAGACGCATAATGCCGGGCCAGATCTTCGCCGCATTGCATGCCGCAGAACACATAGTCTCCGTGCCGCTCCTGCAGTTTTTTGCTCATCGGACCGTCCCCCACCAGAATGAAGCGGGCGCGAGGGTGAATATGGCGTAACCGTTCGAACGCGGTGACCGCCAGCTGCAGGTTTTTTTCCGCCGCCAGACGCCCGACGTAGATCACGGCCAGATCGCGCTCGCCGACACCCCAGCTTTTGCGCAGTGCGGGGTCCCGTTTGCTGGGCGTGAAGCGGTCACAGTCCACGCCGCGGCTCCACACGGAAACCGGTCGGATGCCCAGGCCATTCAGTCGGTTCTGCATCCGGCGGGTGGGCACCAGGGTCAACTGTGTCCGGTTGTGGAACCAGCGTAGATAGCTGACGATCATACGCTCAAGAAAGCCATACCCATAGTGGCGACTGTAGCTGTGAAAATTGGTGTGAAAGCCGGAGCAAACGGGAATCTGCAGCTTGCGGGCAGCGTTCAGGGCCACCAAGCCTAAAGGACCTTCGGTGGCCACGTAAACGATATCCGGCCGGTTTTTCTTCCAGGCCTTGATCAACCTGCGGGGGCGAGCCAGGCCAAACTGCAGGTCGGCGTAGCCGGGAATCGGGAAGCCCGGAACAGCGACAACCGATTCGGCGAGGTTTTGTGCCGCGTCGTTCGTCGCAACAGCCTTTCGCTGGCCTGGTCGAACCACCGATAGACGATGCCCGCGCTGGCGCAATCCCTCGCACAGCTTGCCAAGGGTGTTGGCCACTCCGTTGATTTCCGGAGGGAAGGTCTCGGTGACGATGGCAATGTGCCGTTGGCGCTGACTCAAGTGTTCTCCGTCATGGCATCGACTCGGGCAAGCTGGATGGCTCCGGCTATTGCGGTTAATCTTGGCTGCCTGCGAGTCAGGTTTAGCTCGGGGGCTCGAAGGCCCTGCGATGTCGGAAATTCGCGGGTTTTCGGCACCTACACTCGCACTATGGAAATGCCAGATGACAGATAGGCGACAGCGCCGTGACAATCCGTTGAACAATGCACCGAATTTGACCGGCCACCCGTTGTGATCGATTCCGACAAGTGAGGTAACGATGCAGAAGCAAAAATTGGGGCAAACCGACCTTGAGGTCAGCTTGATCTGCCTGGGCACCATGACCTGGGGCGAGCAAAATTCCGAGGCCGACGCGTTTGAGCAATTGGACTACGCCGTCAGCGCCGGTATTAACTTCATCGACGCTGCTGAAATGTATCCGGTGCCTCCGCGTGCCGAGACCCAGGGGGCCACCGAAACCTGTCTGGGCAACTGGCTCAAGCGCCGCGGCCGCCGGGACGACTTGGTGATTGCGTCAAAGGTAGCGGGGCCGGGCAATGGTTTGGACTACCTGCGCGGCGGACCGCGACTGACTCGCAAGCACATCCACGAGGCGGTGGACGCCAGTCTGGATCGTTTGAAAACCGATTACATCGACCTCTACCAGGTTCACTGGCCCGACCGCAGCACCAACTTTTTCGGCCAGTTGGGCTACCGGCACAATCCGGACGAGATGGCGACGCCAATCGAAGACACGCTTGAAGCGCTTTCAGAGCTGGTCGATGCCGGCAAGGTGCGCCATGTGGGGCTTTCCAACGAGACGCCCTGGGGCACGATGCGCTACCTGCAGCTGGCGAAGGAGCGCGGCTGGCCACGAGTGGCGAGCATCCAGAATCCGTATAATCTTTTGAACCGAACCTTCGAGGTCGGGTTAGGGGAAATCGCCCACCGGGAGCAGACCGGACTTTTGGCCTATTCGCCTCTGGCCTTTGGCGTGCTGAGCGGCAAGTATCTTGGGGGCAAGCGTCCGGCAGGTGCCCGTTTGACGCTATTCGAGCGTTTCCAGCGGTATAACAGCCAACAGGTGGAGGCGGCGACCCAGGCCTACGCGGACCTGGCAGCCCAGCACGGCCTGTCGTTGACGCATTTGGCCTTGGCTTATGTGAATAGCCGCAGCTTCCTGACCAGCAACATCATTGGAGCGACCACCATGGATCAACTGCGTGAGAATATCGACTCTGCCCAGGTGACCCTGACCGACGAGGTTCTGAAGGGCATCGAGGCGATTCACCAGAAGTTCACCTACCCCGCACCGTAACCATGAGCCGACGCCGTAAAAGCAGTCTTGCCGGTAAGCTCTTCTCCGCCGCGGCACACGCGGTGGAACGGCGCCTGTTCTCCGAGAACTTCAACGTATCCAATCGCACGCCGTTCGCGACCATTTATGTCGATGGCATCATGAGCGTACGGCATTATCATCCGCTGGATATGGATGAGATCTTGATCGGTAACGAGCCGATGTCGGTCGCGCCGGAGCGATACCGCGTGCCCGTGGTTTTGGTGCCGCCGCTAGCCGCCACCTCGATGATCTTCGATTTGCTGCCCCAGCGCTCGGTCGTGCGTTATCTTCTGGCCCGGGGGTTCGATGTCTACTTGATCGACTGGGGAGAGGTCACGGCGGACCACAGCAATCTATCTCTGGAAACCTACGTTCTGGACTGGATGCCCGCAGCCTTGAACAGAGTACGTCAGCATAGCGGCGTGCCGGACGTATCGATCTTTGCCTACTGCATGGGCGGCCTGCTGGCGTTGATGTATGCCGCCGCATCCCAGGATCGGCATATCCGCAATATGGTCACCGTTGCCAGCCCGGTGGACATGCATCAGATGGGGATCGCTGGCGGCGTTCTATCGGCGATTTACCGTCCGGCCCAGATCGTCTCCAGCGTGCTCAATATTTCGCTGCTGGATTTACCGGCGCGCTATTTCCATATTCCGGGCTGGATGAATTCGCTGGCCTTTAAATTGACCAATCCCGTTGGTAGCCTAGTCAACTCGCTGGAATTGCTGGTCAATCTCTGGGACCGAGAGTACGTGAAGGTACACAGCACCATGCAAAAATGGTTCGACGATATGGTCGACTATCCCGGCGAAACCATAAAGGGCATGGTGGTGCATATGGCGTTGAACAACGGTATGGCGCGTGGACGGTTGCGGCTGGGCGGTGAGAAAACCTCGTTTGACCGGGTCGGCTGCTCCATTTTAGCGTTTGCCGGCGATTCCGACCGTATCGTCAGTATCCCTTCGGCGCATAAGGTGTTGGAGATCGTGACATCCGAGGACAAGGAGTTCTGTGTGGTGCCCGGTGGACACGCTGGCGTTTTCGCTGGCGCCAATGCCCCGGAGAATACGTGGCGAATCAGTGCGGACTGGTTGTCCAGCCGCTCGGACTAAGCCGTATCCAAGGGCGCTGACGGGGGTGCTTAACTTAACGCGTCGCCGGCTTGTCGTACGGCAAATTGTCATCCTGCAAAATTACGTTACATACGCTGACTGTTTATTGACAAAATAATGAGCAATAACCGGCGAAAATCCGTCTAAATGAGTGTCTAATCACGTTTTGCAAGCTGCCAATCCGTAGACTAAGGTCTAAGCAGTTTGACTGACTTTCTGACACTTTGACCGCGAGTCAGGCCAGACATAGCCGTTACACGGTTGCGTTAGCCGATAGGTTGTTAGATAGCTTCATAAATCAAACTCTAGTTAACCCTATAAGCGTTTCGAGCGTTGCCGATGATTCTTCGAATTTTCATTATTCTCCTCGCGCTGAATTCACTCGCGTTCGTGGTTAAAGCCGATGCGGCTGAGCGTATAGATATTAGCGAAGAAGAGTTTTCCGATGTTTACGCGTTGCAACACGCGATGTCCGGCGACTTTGAGCGTGACGACGCCGATGCCGTCGCCGAGCTGGGTTCACGTATTTTGCGCTGGCGTATCTCCAGCGCCGAGGACGATGGCCAGCGTTACGCTTACGAAGGTGCCCGGGCGGATCATGGCATCGCATTGATCGAAGATGGCGCCTGTCTCAACCTCAAGTGGAATTTCTGATACTCCGCTGTTTGTTTTTCGCTGTAACCGTCCTCAATTTCCCGCTTTAGACGTTCACCGATTATCTTCTGCCGTTGTTACCTGCTGCCTACCATGTGATTATTTCCTGCCAGACTATGTTCCATTAGTGCACTGTTTGATTAATTCACAGTAAGTCAGCGAATTAACCAAACAGTGCACTAGCGAACGGACTGCTTCCGATTACAAGGAGTGTCACATCATGGCGGATGCCCCAATCGTCCATCCCCAGGTAGAAGCGTGCATCGATGCGATTATCGACCGTGTGGGTCGTGAGATAGTTCTTGGTCTTCCCCTAGGGTTGGGTAAGCCGATCCACATCGTCAATGCCCTCTATCGTCGCGCCCAGCAGGATCGCGAACTCAAGTTGCATATCGTCACGGCCATATCGCCGCTGGCACCCAAAGGGTCGTCGTCGTTGGAAAGCCGTTTTGTCGATAAGTTCGTCCAGCGCACTTACGGCAACATCCCTGAGCTTGCCTACGCTCGCGACGTGAAGGACGGTAAACTGCCGCCCAATGTCCAGGTGTCCGAGTTTTTCTTCCAGGCGGGCAGTTTCCTTAATAATCGCCACCAGCAGCAAAATTACATCTGCACCAATTACACGCATGCCGTACGCGATTTAATGGCGATGGATATCAATGTCGTGGCACAGATGGTGTCGCCCTCAGAAGGCGGTGAAGCCTACAGCTTGAGCTGTAACCCCGATCTGTCATTGGATCTGATTCCCCTGCTGCGAGAACGCGAGGCTGAAGGCCGGGCGGTAGCGATGGTTGGAGAAGCCAATCGCCAGCTGCCGTATTTGGCGAATGATGCTGAAGTACCGGACCACGTGTTTGATTTCGTATACGACGCCAAGGCGAATGACTACCCGTTGTTCCCGGTGCCGCAACAAGCGGTGAGTCCGGCGGACCACCTGATCGGCTTTTACGCCAGCACGCTGATTCGCGATGGCGGCACCCTTCAGGTGGGTATTGGCTCGCTGGGTACGGCCGTCGTGTACTCGACGATCATGCGACACAAGTACAACGAGCAATACCAGCAGGTCTACCGGCATCTGAAGGTCGACGAACGGTTTTCGGTAGCGCGGGACTGGGGCGGCGACCAGCCCTTTGTCAAAGGACTCTACGGCTGTAGCGAAATGATGGTGGACGGCTTTATCCAATTGATGAAGGCCGGCATCCTCACCCGCGAGGTCTATCCGAACGCCGAGCTGCAGACGCTGCTGAATGAAGGCCGGATTAGCGTCGATGTCACGATTGAAACCCTTGATACCCTGCGTGAAGCGGAGCTGATCGATTCACCCCTTAGGGCCCGGGACGTCCACTGGCTTCAGCAGTTGGGGATTATTCGCGATCACGTGGCATTCAAAGGCGGCCGTCTGGTGGTTGAGGACGTGAGTCTGGATCCCAACCTGGACGACGATTCAGCTCGTGAAGGCCTGGCATCGGCAGTTTTGGGCGACCGTCTCAAGGGTGGCACCGTGTTGCATGGCGGCTTCTATCTTGGCCCGGCGGATTTCTACGAGGCGCTACGCTGCCTGACGCCGGAGGAAGAGGCCCGCATTTGCATGACCAGCGTCAATTTCATCAATCACCTGTACGACCACCGCTTCGGAGACCAGAAGCTGAAAACGGTCCAGCGGCAGGAGAGCCGGTTTATCAACTCGGCGATGATGTGCACGTTAGCCGGTGCCGTGGTTTCAGATGGTTTGGACGATGGCCGGGTCGTCAGTGGCGTCGGCGGCCAATACAACTTTGTGGCCATGGCTCATGAACTGCCCCGCGCGCGCTCCATTCTCACCCTGCGTAGTACGCGCCATTCCGGTGGCGAGCTGAGATCGAATATCGTCTTTAACTATGGCCACTGCACCATTCCGCGCCATCTGCGTGACATTGTGATTACCGAGTACGGCATCGCCGATCTGCGCGGCCGCTCGGACAAGGACGTTTATCTTGACCTTATCCGTATCGCCGATTCGCGATTCCAGCCGGAATTGCTGAAACAGGCCCAAAAAGCGGGTAAGGTGCCTGCCTCTTTCAAGCTGCCAGCCTCCTGGCGCTTGAACACCGCTGAGGCCGTGCAAGAGGCGTTGCAGTCCGCAGGAAATACGGAAGCCTTTCCCAAGTTCCCCTTTGGTTGTGAGTTCACCGAGGAGGAGCTTGCCTTGCTCAAGGCCTTGAATGCGCTCAAGTCGGCCACATCATCCCGCAAGGGCAAGCTGCAAACGTTGTGGCGGGCGTTGCGGGAGGAACCGGCGGACGAGGTCTTATCGCCGTACCTCAAGCGCATGGATCTAGCGGCGCCTGACAAGTGGCGGGACCGCATCGATCAGCGGTTACTGATCCATGCGCTTCGAAAGCACAGTCTGTGACGACTGCGACAACAGCAGGTTGTGACATGAGCAGGCGGTGGAATGGATGTCGACGCTCCGGTAGCGTGCACTCGCCGTTCGGGGCATTAACAATCAGGTTGGAGTCACATGCAGCGATCATCGGTTTATACCGTTCACTACCGTCTGAAAAACAAGGTTGGCGAGATTATCGATACGTCCGAAGGGGCCGAGCCCCTGCAGTTCTTATGGGGTGCGGGCAACGTCATCAGAGGGATTGAAGAGGCGGTCAAGGACCGGGGCGTCGGAGACTGCCTGGAAGTGACCATTCCGCCGGAGATGGCCTACGGCGAGTCCAATCCCGAGCTGGTTCGCAAGGTGCCGCGGTCGGCCTTTGCCGACGTGGAAAATCTGAAGCCCGGTATGAAATTCCAGACCAACAGTGGCGAAGAGGCGCAGATCGTCCAGATCGTTGCCATCGATGGCAATCTGGTCAAAGTGGATGCCAATCACCCGCTGGCGGGATTTACGTTGTACTTTGATCTCGAGATTGTCGACAAGCGTCCGGCCACCGACGACGAGCTGGCCGCAGGAAACCCACTGGCATTGTAAACGTTTCAGGTATTGCCCAAAGGTGGATGCGAGGCTGGAAAACCGGGGGCTTTTCCGTTCTCG
Coding sequences:
- a CDS encoding acetyl-CoA hydrolase/transferase C-terminal domain-containing protein; amino-acid sequence: MADAPIVHPQVEACIDAIIDRVGREIVLGLPLGLGKPIHIVNALYRRAQQDRELKLHIVTAISPLAPKGSSSLESRFVDKFVQRTYGNIPELAYARDVKDGKLPPNVQVSEFFFQAGSFLNNRHQQQNYICTNYTHAVRDLMAMDINVVAQMVSPSEGGEAYSLSCNPDLSLDLIPLLREREAEGRAVAMVGEANRQLPYLANDAEVPDHVFDFVYDAKANDYPLFPVPQQAVSPADHLIGFYASTLIRDGGTLQVGIGSLGTAVVYSTIMRHKYNEQYQQVYRHLKVDERFSVARDWGGDQPFVKGLYGCSEMMVDGFIQLMKAGILTREVYPNAELQTLLNEGRISVDVTIETLDTLREAELIDSPLRARDVHWLQQLGIIRDHVAFKGGRLVVEDVSLDPNLDDDSAREGLASAVLGDRLKGGTVLHGGFYLGPADFYEALRCLTPEEEARICMTSVNFINHLYDHRFGDQKLKTVQRQESRFINSAMMCTLAGAVVSDGLDDGRVVSGVGGQYNFVAMAHELPRARSILTLRSTRHSGGELRSNIVFNYGHCTIPRHLRDIVITEYGIADLRGRSDKDVYLDLIRIADSRFQPELLKQAQKAGKVPASFKLPASWRLNTAEAVQEALQSAGNTEAFPKFPFGCEFTEEELALLKALNALKSATSSRKGKLQTLWRALREEPADEVLSPYLKRMDLAAPDKWRDRIDQRLLIHALRKHSL
- a CDS encoding FKBP-type peptidyl-prolyl cis-trans isomerase — encoded protein: MQRSSVYTVHYRLKNKVGEIIDTSEGAEPLQFLWGAGNVIRGIEEAVKDRGVGDCLEVTIPPEMAYGESNPELVRKVPRSAFADVENLKPGMKFQTNSGEEAQIVQIVAIDGNLVKVDANHPLAGFTLYFDLEIVDKRPATDDELAAGNPLAL